The following are encoded in a window of Roseimaritima ulvae genomic DNA:
- a CDS encoding carboxylate-amine ligase: MTKLHFDGNARPTLGIELELGLVDQESLALTNACDPLLERLPSGSPSHYKPELMQCCIEINSGVCHTVAEARRDLEQKLRNVQSACEPLGLGLWWGATHPFSLWQDQHVTRTPRYMDLVDSLQEMARRLVTNGLHVHVGVESGDKAVMICDRIMQYLPTLLALSASSPYWEGRDTGLASHRSKIMEGLPTAGLPTLMRNWSEYVWLVNHMEETGFINSIREIWWDVRPHHNFGTVEVRVCDMPGHMDDACALAALIQCLVRHLSDQIDEGMYQFDCHPMMIRQNKWRASRFGLDATLVNSYNYQAQSVPEVVGKLIEQLTEVAQELGCETELSHLTAVAAGPNSAVRQRTILQQTGEAKEIVRQLVAAARL, from the coding sequence ATGACGAAACTGCATTTTGACGGCAATGCCCGCCCTACCTTGGGCATCGAACTGGAACTGGGGTTGGTGGACCAGGAATCGCTCGCCCTCACCAATGCCTGCGATCCGCTGTTGGAACGGTTGCCGTCCGGTTCGCCCAGCCACTACAAACCCGAATTGATGCAGTGCTGTATCGAAATCAACAGCGGGGTTTGTCACACGGTGGCCGAAGCTCGGCGCGATCTTGAGCAGAAATTACGCAACGTGCAGTCTGCCTGCGAACCGCTGGGGCTGGGGCTGTGGTGGGGCGCCACCCATCCCTTCAGTTTGTGGCAGGACCAGCACGTGACCCGCACGCCCCGCTATATGGATCTGGTGGATTCGCTGCAGGAAATGGCGCGGCGGCTGGTCACCAACGGCTTGCATGTGCACGTGGGGGTCGAGTCGGGCGACAAGGCTGTGATGATCTGCGACCGCATCATGCAATACCTGCCGACCCTGTTGGCCCTGTCGGCCAGCAGTCCCTACTGGGAAGGTCGCGACACCGGATTGGCTTCGCATCGCTCCAAGATCATGGAAGGCCTGCCCACGGCCGGACTGCCCACGCTGATGCGCAACTGGAGCGAATATGTGTGGCTGGTCAATCACATGGAAGAAACCGGGTTCATCAATTCGATTCGCGAAATCTGGTGGGACGTTCGCCCGCATCATAATTTTGGCACCGTCGAAGTCCGTGTTTGTGACATGCCGGGACATATGGACGACGCCTGTGCTCTAGCCGCTCTGATCCAGTGCCTGGTGCGTCACCTGAGCGATCAGATCGATGAGGGGATGTATCAGTTTGACTGCCATCCCATGATGATCCGCCAAAACAAATGGCGAGCCAGCCGGTTTGGATTAGATGCCACGCTGGTCAACAGCTACAACTACCAAGCCCAGTCGGTGCCCGAGGTGGTGGGAAAGCTGATCGAACAACTGACCGAAGTCGCTCAGGAGTTAGGCTGCGAGACGGAGCTGTCGCATCTGACAGCCGTGGCCGCAGGGCCCAACAGCGCGGTGCGGCAGCGTACGATCTTGCAGCAGACCGGCGAGGCGAAAGAGATCGTCCGGCAATTGGTCGCGGCAGCGCGGTTGTAG
- a CDS encoding serine/threonine-protein kinase, which yields MAAALKLFSRNSGSTTQKSLRIGMRLDKYRLLKRLGCGGFATVYAAMDELENRRVALKIPCENYASNHQSLEDITREIRIMARLDHPNILRLKDARVIDDKLIMVFPMGEQALADRLCKRIARATAIDYASQMIEAVAYAHENQVLHRDIKPENFILFPHNLLCLTDFGLARLGKPAQSQSGSGTLGYVAPEQAMGKATYRSDVFSLGLVLYRMFAGVLPEYPFNPPLPGYSKLRRGLSTPFVSLIRKCIDPQPSRRFRDGVALYNAYQQIRTPVALKVT from the coding sequence ATGGCGGCGGCTCTAAAACTATTTAGCCGTAATAGCGGCTCGACCACGCAGAAATCCCTGCGAATCGGTATGCGGTTGGACAAATACCGACTGCTCAAACGCCTCGGCTGCGGCGGTTTTGCCACCGTTTATGCGGCCATGGACGAATTGGAAAACCGTCGTGTGGCCTTGAAAATTCCATGCGAAAACTACGCTTCCAACCACCAAAGCCTGGAAGACATCACTCGCGAAATTCGCATCATGGCGCGGCTCGATCACCCCAATATCCTGCGGCTCAAAGACGCCCGGGTGATCGACGACAAGCTGATCATGGTGTTCCCGATGGGCGAACAAGCTTTGGCCGATCGGCTATGCAAACGCATTGCTCGCGCTACGGCCATCGACTACGCCTCGCAAATGATCGAAGCAGTCGCCTACGCTCACGAAAACCAGGTCCTGCACCGCGACATCAAGCCGGAAAATTTCATTCTATTTCCGCACAACCTGCTGTGTCTGACCGATTTCGGTCTGGCGCGACTAGGCAAACCCGCCCAGTCCCAATCCGGCTCCGGCACATTGGGCTACGTAGCTCCGGAACAAGCCATGGGCAAGGCCACCTACCGCAGCGACGTGTTCTCACTGGGTTTGGTGCTGTACCGTATGTTCGCCGGCGTGCTGCCCGAATACCCGTTCAATCCGCCGCTGCCGGGCTATAGCAAACTGCGACGCGGACTGTCGACGCCCTTTGTATCGCTGATCCGCAAGTGCATCGACCCGCAGCCCAGCCGGCGGTTCCGCGACGGGGTGGCGCTGTACAATGCCTACCAACAGATCCGCACCCCGGTGGCGTTGAAGGTCACGTAG